In Apis mellifera strain DH4 linkage group LG1, Amel_HAv3.1, whole genome shotgun sequence, the sequence CTTTGCTATCTTAcctaaattatgaatttttaaaaatatttttaatcagaaatatatcatttgttaATTTAGACGTCAATTTAGACATTCGGAAATTAGTTACGACTTTAAgcgcaatttaaatttattgcttctgataaaataaaaataattatttatataaacttttacaaataataatatcttttattgataatttcatttttttaattttagaattagcattatttatttataaaaaaataaattaatcttttcataatttaattacaaaataatgttatatatattttaacactttaaaatttttgaataaaattaatttttaattatacgttatattttacgattattataaattacatttttataaaagtatattattatgtatttacgtaaatgtaatatctatattttttacacaaaAACATTACGACAcatcattttaaaagaaaaataataaaatatttaagtaatattatcgtacacattaaaatcaaatatacatagaaacgtcaagaaaaatataagaaatggcGTAAATATAGACTATTAGTGCCATCTTTTGAGTATCCAAGATTGGTTTCTAAAAAtactcaagagatggcgctaatggtttatttgaattttatttctatccttcttttattatttactctcATTGTCTTCTCATTGTTTCATCTGTGGcatctgaagatggcgctagttctctaatttttatcttttctatctttctcttaCTATTTGTTCTCTTTATCTTATATACATTTGAGTTTTATTCGGCACCCTAGAGATGGCACTAAtgacacaatttttattttttttcttttattgtcttctctatatctataaatttgttttacaaaattattttatttgccaaaattattgattaaaaatcttaatagaatttattcgattcaatttttattttttttatatttatatatcatgtaatattttatatacatttacatatattcacTTCCTTATGTCGTAAAGAAATGTATCAGATTGAAAATCaatgtaaagaaattatttttaaaattggttGATTTTAccaatttctataattgaattgaattgttttatctcttttatctcttatttattgttctaaaaaatatataaaacattttttgtatGATCGATATTTGAAAACGTAGAGtacaaaatatcattaaatgtaaatctattctatatttcatcaatGCTATGgtgataaatattctaaaatttatactagggaattattaaaatacaatataataatatatagatatattttattattttaagtttggTACCCATAGTTGCGAGTACGCATGTGTTTCGTTTGCCACCAATAAggtagttaatatttttataaaacattgaaatctaaaatatatcttgataTTAACTGAAAAACGTAAGAAtaaacgtataattttttatatttgcttattaataatattttaattatttcaaactaaATGTTTCtaacaaattgtattattattattttataggttATCGTGTTCTCATATCGTTTTACATCAAAATGTTAAAAGGGTGATTTGCCAATATTCTGTTaaaggaattatattatatcgaatataaaaatgtcgaGCAGCAGTTCTGAAAGTAGTGACGATAGTCGTCATGAAAAATCTAGGAAAAgacataaacataaatatcctAACCAAGAAAGACGATCGAACAGAAAGGAACTGTGCAACAAGAATAAAAGTTACAGAGATAGGAGAGAAGGTAGGGACGTTCACAAATTTAGCAGAGAagtaagaagagaaaataatgatatacatCGTGATAGATCACAAGGCGAACGGGATAGGGCATATAGGGATAGTCGACATGATCATCCAAGGAGGGAGGATGATAGACAATATGATAGAAGAAGATATGACAGATCACCTTTAAGAAGAGAAGAATCTCGTCCAAGACACAGAGATTATGAAGAGAAAACTAAAAAGCACAGAGAATCTATGGAATATACTAAGAAACATGACAatgtaaataaagaaacaaggaataattttgaagaggtaaaagtaaaaaaggaaCCATCACCAGAATGGGGTAAACCTATTGTTAAAACAGAACTTAAACCAAAGCcacaagaaaaagagaaaccaaattttgaattatctgGAAAATTAACAGAAGACAGAAATACTGTTAATGGtgtagtaattaaatattctgaaCC encodes:
- the LOC410672 gene encoding smad nuclear interacting protein 1, translated to MSSSSSESSDDSRHEKSRKRHKHKYPNQERRSNRKELCNKNKSYRDRREGRDVHKFSREVRRENNDIHRDRSQGERDRAYRDSRHDHPRREDDRQYDRRRYDRSPLRREESRPRHRDYEEKTKKHRESMEYTKKHDNVNKETRNNFEEVKVKKEPSPEWGKPIVKTELKPKPQEKEKPNFELSGKLTEDRNTVNGVVIKYSEPPDSRKPKRRWRLYPFKGEKALPTLYVHRQSAYLMGRDRKVADIPLDHPSCSKQHAVLQYRLVSFQKEGGGEGRRVRPYLIDLESANGTFVNNVKLEPRRYHELLERDVVRFGFSSREYVLLHEHSKDDSLDDDVPLTTTNATTVTTTA